Proteins encoded by one window of Azoarcus sp. PA01:
- a CDS encoding NUDIX hydrolase, whose product MKFCSNCGATVELRIPPGDSLPRHMCAACGSIHYVNPKIVVGAIPEWEDRILLCRRAIEPRHGFWTLPAGFMENAETTAQAAARETLEEACARIEVGEMFTLINVPHISQVHIVYRARLVDLDFAPGEESLEVGLFAEHEIPWDEIAFRTIALTLRHYFDDRRRGTFRFRTSDLALPRRTLLPEPLRPPPIE is encoded by the coding sequence ATGAAGTTCTGCTCGAACTGCGGCGCGACCGTCGAGTTGCGCATTCCTCCCGGAGATTCGCTGCCGCGCCATATGTGCGCGGCCTGCGGCAGCATTCATTACGTGAATCCGAAGATCGTCGTCGGCGCGATCCCGGAATGGGAAGACCGCATCCTGCTGTGCCGGCGGGCGATCGAACCGCGGCACGGCTTCTGGACGCTGCCGGCCGGGTTCATGGAAAACGCCGAGACGACGGCGCAGGCCGCTGCGCGCGAGACGCTCGAGGAAGCCTGCGCGCGCATCGAGGTCGGCGAAATGTTCACGCTGATCAACGTCCCGCACATCAGCCAGGTCCACATCGTCTATCGTGCGCGCCTGGTCGACCTCGACTTCGCACCGGGCGAGGAATCGCTCGAGGTCGGACTGTTTGCGGAACATGAAATCCCGTGGGACGAGATCGCCTTCCGGACGATCGCGCTGACCTTGCGGCATTATTTCGACGACCGGCGTCGCGGCACTTTCCGGTTCCGCACCAGCGATCTCGCGCTGCCCCGCCGGACCCTCCTGCCTGAACCACTGCGGCCGCCCCCGATCGAATGA
- a CDS encoding HNH endonuclease, which produces MPTAAHDKVIESERRPARSRAGPAVVQHPWILTLDSRGLPHRWISWQAACHYYALDMVAWVVGNRQFRFVGGICRATGLRSEITANSIIAIKGRNFRPESHSRVPPLNNRELFHRDRHICAYCGDRYSGHILTREHIVPVSQGGRDVWMNVVTSCRPCNQRKSGRTPEQARMPLLYAPYVPNKAEYLILCNRNILADQMDFLARHLPHQSRLHVP; this is translated from the coding sequence GTGCCGACAGCGGCTCATGACAAAGTAATCGAATCCGAACGACGACCGGCCCGGTCGCGCGCGGGGCCTGCTGTCGTACAGCACCCCTGGATCCTCACGCTCGACAGCCGCGGCCTGCCGCACCGCTGGATCAGCTGGCAGGCGGCGTGCCACTACTATGCCCTCGACATGGTCGCGTGGGTCGTCGGAAACCGGCAGTTCCGTTTCGTCGGGGGAATCTGTCGCGCCACCGGGCTGCGTTCCGAAATCACCGCGAACAGCATCATCGCGATCAAGGGGCGCAACTTCCGTCCGGAAAGCCACAGCCGGGTTCCGCCGCTGAACAACCGCGAACTGTTTCACCGCGACCGGCACATCTGCGCCTATTGCGGCGACCGTTACTCCGGCCACATCCTGACGCGCGAGCACATCGTCCCGGTTTCGCAGGGCGGGCGCGACGTGTGGATGAACGTCGTGACCTCGTGCCGGCCCTGCAACCAGCGCAAGAGCGGGCGCACCCCGGAACAGGCGCGGATGCCGTTGTTGTACGCGCCGTACGTGCCGAACAAGGCCGAATACCTGATCCTGTGCAACCGCAACATTCTCGCCGACCAGATGGATTTCCTCGCCCGCCACCTGCCGCACCAGAGCCGGCTGCACGTTCCCTGA
- the guaD gene encoding guanine deaminase codes for MSGLRAIRGEIVHFLGDPADLGADALAHFADGLLIVRDGLVAELGPAAELLPRLPAGTTIDDYRGKLVLPGFIDTHIHYAQTDIVASYGEQVLAWLEKYTYPTERRFADPAHAAAVAEFFCDELLRNGTTTAMAFATVHPASVNALFAAARKRHMRMIAGKVLMDRNCPDFLRDAADRGAAESKALIERWHGRDRLLYAVTPRFAPTSTPAQMALAGRLFADHPGIYLQSHLAENEHEVAWVAKLYPEARSYLDVYERHGQLGARSVFAHCVWIDDTDRARMAATGAAISFCPTSNLFLGSGLFDLDRAQAAGVRVGLGTDVGGGTSFSMLQTLNEAYKVQQLRGQRLPVERGFYLATRGGARSLYLDDRIGSFDTGCEADLVVLDPAATPLLARRTAVATTLAERLFALMLLGDDRAVVATHILGEPAWRRP; via the coding sequence ATGAGCGGCTTGCGGGCGATCCGCGGCGAGATCGTGCACTTTCTCGGCGACCCGGCGGACCTCGGCGCCGACGCGCTGGCGCACTTTGCGGACGGCTTGCTGATCGTGCGCGACGGCCTCGTCGCCGAACTCGGCCCCGCCGCCGAGCTGCTGCCGCGGCTGCCGGCCGGCACGACGATCGACGACTACCGCGGCAAGCTGGTCCTGCCCGGCTTCATTGACACGCACATCCATTACGCGCAGACCGACATCGTCGCCAGCTACGGCGAACAGGTGCTCGCGTGGCTCGAGAAATACACTTACCCGACCGAACGCCGTTTCGCCGATCCGGCGCACGCGGCAGCGGTCGCGGAGTTCTTCTGCGACGAACTGTTGCGCAACGGCACGACGACCGCGATGGCGTTTGCGACGGTGCATCCGGCGTCCGTCAACGCGCTGTTCGCCGCGGCGCGCAAACGGCACATGCGGATGATCGCCGGCAAAGTGCTGATGGACCGCAACTGCCCGGACTTCCTGCGCGACGCCGCGGACCGCGGCGCTGCGGAATCGAAAGCGCTGATCGAGCGCTGGCACGGCCGCGACCGCCTGTTGTACGCGGTGACGCCGCGCTTCGCCCCGACTTCGACGCCGGCGCAGATGGCGCTCGCCGGGCGGCTTTTCGCCGACCATCCCGGCATCTATCTGCAGTCCCACCTCGCCGAGAACGAGCACGAAGTGGCGTGGGTCGCGAAGCTCTACCCCGAAGCGCGAAGCTACCTCGATGTCTATGAACGGCACGGCCAGCTCGGCGCGCGCAGCGTGTTCGCGCACTGCGTGTGGATCGACGACACCGATCGCGCCCGCATGGCGGCGACGGGCGCGGCGATCAGCTTCTGCCCGACTTCGAACCTGTTCCTCGGCTCTGGCCTGTTCGATCTCGACCGCGCGCAGGCTGCGGGCGTGCGGGTCGGACTCGGCACCGACGTTGGCGGCGGGACCAGCTTCTCGATGCTGCAGACGCTCAACGAAGCCTACAAGGTGCAGCAACTCCGCGGACAGCGGCTGCCGGTCGAGCGCGGCTTCTACCTCGCGACCCGTGGCGGCGCGCGCAGCCTGTATCTCGACGACCGCATCGGCAGCTTCGATACCGGATGCGAAGCCGACCTGGTCGTGCTCGACCCGGCCGCGACGCCGTTGCTCGCCCGGCGCACGGCCGTCGCGACGACGCTCGCCGAGCGGCTGTTCGCGCTGATGCTGCTCGGCGATGACCGCGCCGTCGTGGCGACCCACATCCTCGGCGAACCCGCCTGGCGCCGGCCGTGA
- a CDS encoding acetoacetate--CoA ligase: MTNNESAARPLWTPRPEQIAATGIAAFTARARAATGLPLADYAALHAWSIHSPVAFWREVWDFGGVIGEQGERGLIDAERMPGATWFPDARLNFAENLLRESPNPQALVFRGEDRLERRMTRAELRIEVARFAAALRALGIKEGDRVAAFMPNMPETIVAMLAASSIGAVFTSASPDFGGQGVLDRFGQTEPKLMIACDGYWYGGKAIDVRPKLAELAAQLPSVKRVVVVPYLAAGAALDLSRVPGAVSYDDFVAPHRAATEPQYVRLPFNHPLYVMYSSGTTGVPKCIVHGAGGTLLQHLKEHRLHTDVREGDRLFYFTTCGWMMWNWLVSGLAAGATLMLYDGNPFVNEGRILWDYAQAERFTHFGTSAKYIETLAKGDVRPAQSHDLSALRAMLSTGSPLAPQSFDFVYESIKHDVQLASISGGTDIISCFVLGNPTLPVWRGEIQCIGLGLAVEVWDDDGRPVVGEKGELVCRKPFPSMPLGFWNDPDGAKYRAAYFERFPGVWCHGDFCEITAHGGLVIHGRSDATLNPGGVRIGTAEIYRQVEKLPEVLESIVIGQDWPPEAPTDVRVVLFVRLAAGVVLDDALVARIRQAIRDNATPRHVPAKIVQVADIPRTKSGKLVELAVRNVVHRQPVKNIEALANPDALALFANRPELGA; the protein is encoded by the coding sequence ATGACCAACAACGAATCCGCCGCTCGGCCGCTGTGGACGCCGCGGCCCGAACAGATCGCGGCGACCGGCATCGCCGCCTTCACCGCACGCGCCCGCGCCGCGACCGGCCTGCCGCTCGCCGACTACGCCGCGCTCCATGCCTGGTCGATCCATTCGCCGGTCGCGTTCTGGCGCGAAGTGTGGGACTTCGGCGGCGTCATCGGCGAGCAGGGCGAGCGCGGCCTGATCGACGCCGAACGGATGCCCGGCGCGACCTGGTTTCCCGATGCGCGGCTGAACTTCGCCGAGAACCTGCTGCGCGAATCCCCGAACCCGCAGGCGCTCGTGTTCCGCGGCGAGGACCGGCTCGAGCGGCGCATGACGCGCGCCGAACTGCGCATCGAGGTCGCCCGCTTCGCCGCCGCGCTGCGCGCGCTCGGCATCAAGGAGGGCGACCGCGTCGCCGCGTTCATGCCGAACATGCCCGAGACGATCGTCGCGATGCTCGCGGCGTCCTCGATCGGCGCGGTGTTCACGAGCGCGTCGCCGGACTTCGGCGGGCAGGGCGTGCTCGACCGCTTCGGCCAGACCGAGCCGAAGCTGATGATCGCGTGCGACGGCTACTGGTATGGCGGCAAGGCGATTGACGTGCGCCCGAAACTCGCCGAGCTGGCCGCGCAGCTGCCGAGCGTCAAACGCGTCGTCGTCGTGCCGTATCTCGCCGCCGGCGCCGCGCTCGATCTTTCGCGCGTGCCCGGCGCGGTGTCGTATGACGACTTCGTCGCGCCGCACCGCGCGGCGACCGAACCGCAGTACGTCCGCCTGCCGTTCAACCATCCGCTGTACGTGATGTATTCGTCCGGCACGACCGGCGTGCCCAAATGCATCGTCCACGGCGCCGGCGGGACCTTGCTGCAGCACCTGAAGGAACACAGACTGCATACCGACGTGCGCGAAGGCGACCGGCTCTTTTACTTCACGACCTGCGGCTGGATGATGTGGAACTGGCTCGTGTCGGGCCTGGCCGCCGGCGCGACGCTGATGCTGTACGACGGCAACCCGTTCGTCAACGAGGGCCGCATCCTGTGGGATTACGCGCAGGCCGAGCGCTTCACGCATTTCGGCACGTCGGCGAAATACATCGAGACGCTCGCGAAAGGCGACGTGCGCCCGGCGCAGTCGCACGACCTGTCGGCGCTGCGCGCGATGCTGTCGACCGGCAGTCCGCTCGCGCCGCAAAGCTTCGACTTCGTCTATGAATCGATCAAGCATGACGTGCAACTCGCGTCGATCTCCGGCGGCACGGACATCATCTCGTGCTTCGTGCTCGGCAACCCGACGCTGCCGGTATGGCGCGGCGAGATCCAGTGCATCGGCCTCGGCCTCGCGGTCGAGGTGTGGGACGACGACGGCCGCCCCGTCGTCGGCGAGAAAGGCGAGCTCGTCTGCCGCAAGCCGTTCCCGAGCATGCCACTCGGCTTCTGGAACGACCCCGACGGCGCGAAGTACCGCGCCGCGTACTTCGAACGTTTTCCGGGCGTGTGGTGTCACGGCGACTTCTGCGAAATCACCGCGCACGGTGGCCTGGTCATCCACGGTCGCTCGGATGCGACGCTGAATCCGGGCGGCGTGCGCATCGGCACTGCCGAGATTTACCGCCAGGTCGAGAAGCTGCCCGAGGTGCTCGAATCGATCGTCATCGGCCAGGACTGGCCGCCTGAAGCGCCGACCGACGTGCGCGTCGTGCTGTTCGTGCGGCTCGCCGCAGGTGTCGTGCTCGACGACGCGCTCGTCGCGCGCATCCGCCAGGCGATCCGCGACAACGCGACGCCTCGCCACGTGCCGGCGAAGATCGTCCAGGTCGCCGACATCCCGCGCACGAAAAGCGGCAAGCTCGTCGAGCTCGCGGTGCGCAACGTCGTGCATCGGCAGCCGGTGAAGAACATCGAGGCGCTCGCGAACCCCGACGCGCTGGCACTGTTCGCGAATCGCCCCGAACTGGGAGCGTGA
- a CDS encoding glutathione S-transferase family protein — MTMTLYHCVNARSFRPLWMLEELGLPYELKVLPFPPRREGDPYLEVNPLGTIPAFFDGDTRMTESAAICQYLAARHSPRQLDVATDERAFGAYLNFLHFGEATLTFPQTLILRYNRFEPPERRLPQAAEDYTRWFLSRLRTLEPLLARQEYLCAGRFTAADVSVGYALLLADDIGLGERFKPATLAYWQRLQARDGFRRALAAQQRAAVEQGVAPQPVAQASGPF, encoded by the coding sequence ATGACGATGACGTTGTACCACTGCGTGAACGCCCGTTCGTTCCGTCCGCTGTGGATGCTCGAAGAGCTTGGGCTGCCGTACGAGCTGAAGGTGCTGCCGTTTCCGCCGCGACGCGAGGGCGACCCCTATCTCGAAGTCAATCCCCTCGGCACGATCCCGGCGTTCTTCGACGGCGACACGCGCATGACCGAATCGGCGGCGATCTGCCAGTACCTCGCCGCGCGCCATTCGCCGCGCCAACTCGACGTTGCGACCGACGAGCGGGCGTTCGGCGCCTACCTGAACTTCCTGCATTTCGGCGAGGCGACGTTGACGTTCCCGCAGACGCTCATCCTGCGCTACAACCGTTTCGAGCCGCCGGAACGCCGGCTGCCGCAGGCGGCCGAAGACTACACCCGCTGGTTCCTGTCGCGGCTGCGCACGCTCGAGCCGCTGCTCGCACGTCAGGAATATCTGTGCGCCGGCCGCTTCACCGCGGCCGACGTGTCGGTCGGCTACGCGCTGCTGCTCGCCGACGACATCGGCCTCGGCGAGCGCTTCAAGCCGGCGACGCTCGCATACTGGCAGCGGCTGCAGGCGCGCGACGGATTTCGACGGGCGCTCGCGGCGCAACAGCGCGCCGCGGTCGAGCAGGGCGTCGCACCTCAACCGGTCGCCCAGGCGAGTGGTCCGTTCTGA
- a CDS encoding hydroxymethylglutaryl-CoA lyase: protein MKLPKTVKIVEVGPRDGLQNEKAVVATDTKVELIARLADAGLPAIEATSFVSPKWVPQMADSAAVMARIERRPGVGYPVLTPNLKGFEAALAAGAGEVAVFGAASESFSQKNINCSIAESLARFEPVMDAAKAAGVRVRGYVSCVLGCPYEGEVRPEAVALVAGTLFEMGCFEVSLGDTIGTGTPLKAQRMIDAVARRVPVARLAGHYHDTYGMAIANIYASLELGVAVFDASVAGLGGCPYAKGASGNVATEDVVWLLNGLGIESGVNLDRLVAAGAWISGVLGREPASRVSRALLAGRISRQ, encoded by the coding sequence ATGAAGCTGCCGAAAACGGTGAAGATCGTCGAAGTCGGCCCGCGTGACGGCCTGCAGAACGAGAAGGCGGTCGTCGCGACGGACACCAAAGTCGAGCTGATCGCGCGCCTCGCCGACGCCGGCCTCCCGGCGATCGAGGCGACGTCGTTCGTGTCGCCGAAATGGGTGCCGCAGATGGCGGACAGCGCGGCCGTCATGGCGCGGATCGAGCGCCGGCCGGGCGTCGGCTACCCGGTGCTGACGCCGAACCTCAAAGGCTTCGAAGCGGCGCTCGCCGCTGGTGCCGGCGAGGTCGCGGTGTTCGGCGCGGCGTCCGAGTCTTTCAGCCAGAAGAACATCAACTGCTCGATCGCCGAATCGCTCGCGCGCTTCGAGCCGGTGATGGACGCGGCGAAGGCGGCCGGCGTGCGCGTGCGCGGTTACGTGTCGTGCGTGCTCGGCTGCCCGTACGAAGGGGAGGTCCGGCCGGAAGCGGTCGCGCTGGTCGCCGGCACGCTGTTCGAGATGGGCTGCTTTGAAGTGAGCCTCGGCGACACGATCGGCACCGGCACGCCGCTGAAGGCGCAGCGGATGATCGACGCGGTCGCGCGACGCGTGCCGGTCGCGCGGCTCGCCGGCCACTACCACGACACTTACGGCATGGCGATCGCGAACATCTACGCGTCGCTCGAACTGGGCGTCGCGGTGTTCGACGCTTCGGTCGCGGGCCTGGGCGGCTGCCCGTACGCGAAAGGCGCATCCGGCAACGTCGCGACCGAGGACGTCGTCTGGCTGCTGAACGGACTCGGCATCGAGAGCGGTGTTAATCTCGACCGGCTCGTCGCCGCCGGCGCGTGGATCAGCGGCGTGCTCGGGCGCGAGCCGGCGTCGCGCGTTTCGCGCGCGTTGCTCGCGGGGCGCATTTCGCGCCAATAA